The Maylandia zebra isolate NMK-2024a linkage group LG4, Mzebra_GT3a, whole genome shotgun sequence genome segment TGGAAAATGACGTGTTAGTGGATTGTGTGTGCATTTATGTAACGAAGGTCACGTGGGACCATCGTGTAGTGTTTATTAAGAACAGCTGGGGCCAAAATAGATAAGCGATCGACACAGCTGGCCAGAGTTTGTAGTTATATACTGTCTGTTATATTATTATAGTTTAGTCTACAGGCTGTGTCCAAGTTCAGGGGCTGCAGCCTTTGAAGGACCCTGCCCAGTCTGAGGGTGGTTAAACTGGACGGTCTAGCCTGCGACGTGAGGCTCCAGCAGCAGCTACAGCTGTGGTAGACGGTCAAGAAAGTCCTGAACAGTCTCTCTATGAACAGAAACACTGACAGAGAgcagacaaaataaataatacaatgtTTACCAGTGTTAAGCAACATTTATAGTGTGTTGGTCATTTTATAAAGAGACTGAGTATAACTGTCAGTCTCAGTAACATGCACAGAATACACAATAAAAGAAGTGAGAAATCAGCAGTGACCAACAGCCTACAAGCTGCCTGTAAAGACACAGGGACGCAGTACTTCTGTTTAGTATTGTTTAACTCCTTTGGGTGTGCAGCTGGGTATCACGTCTCCTCTCAGTCTGGATGTTGATATAAAGGAGAGGAGAAACATTTAATTCAATACTATTAAAAAAGGTCCTGTAATTAGTCCCACCATTGAGACACTTCTAACAAATCCAACCAACAAAAACTAAGAACTAGCCCCTTGACAAAGGTAGGATTTATTGCAGGGTTCAATCTGGGACTGAATTAGCTCACGAGTGTCTAGACAGGATCTACTTACTGAACCTTGAGTTCATGATACATTTGGAAAGGAATATTTACAACATGATTACAGCGATGAGGATACATACTTCTACATGAAAGTATAGACAAGGGAAGGTACGGAAACAATAAAATTAGGCAATGACAATCAGCGAACTGCTCACGTATTGAGTAGATTGTGGCAAAGGTGGAACATCCCCCCCCACCCAAAAGTCTTGTATTAGGCAGAGGGATGCAGGGCTCCTGGCTCCCTGTCATCCCTTTCTTCCTCGTCCATTTTGCGCCCGTGTTTACGGAAGTATTTGTAGCGCTGAACATACAGCTTCACAAGGTTGCTGACTTTGACTGggttgatttctccagtgcggCTGTGGCAGATCtaagacaaagacacagtgtGATTAAACAGTAACAACTCAGAACACAAGTACAGAGCTTCATTTATGGACGCACAGATCAGACATTTTGACTAGATGCTGGTCCAATCCCATCATAAAAGCTCCAATGAAAGAGCAGGACGATCCACTCAGGTGCACTGAGTGGCAGCTGATAGCTAGCATAGCAAAGAGAAAGCTAACAGTAGAGGGTCAGCAGTTACAAAGTACTCCACGCCCGTGACACCAACAGCGTtcctttgtgtgtctgcagagtgTGACTGTGTTCATGTGAGGCTGCATGAATGAAATGCACACATGGTGAGTCTTTGTTCTTACGTTCTCTGGACGAGCTGCCATCGTGCTTTTACTGCTCGTGATTAAAAAACCTGATGCAACCTTATTTCACCTCACCTTTCTCTGGCCACTGAGGAcatgtgtgcaggtgtgtgctTATAGGAAAATCAGAAGAATAGACTCGTGCCAGTGTGGATGAATACAAGCTGATCTGAGACTAATGCAAATAAACTATGCTAATAATGTCAATATTCATATATTAGTCTTAATTATTCTTAATTCATATTATTTTACTGATAAATACCAATTCACTAAATGTACattattgcatttatttgttAATGTAGTACACAAAGGTACCAGGCTCTCAGTGGAAACATCCATAGTTTTATTGTAGAAATGCTGCATGTTGTAGCCACACTGTCAACTTGACGCTGCTGTAGCGACAAAGTGCAAAGTCATCATGAGCCATGTGATATATAAGACAGTGCTACGTGTGTGGTTGGATTTGTGTGTGAAGGCTCACCTTATGCACTGCTTTCCTGAGGATGTCTTTGTATTCTTCCTTGTTGATGTCTTTGCGTTGGTAGTAAGGCTTGATCGCCAGCTTGACCTCCTCTACTGCCCGCTCCTGTGTATGCAGCTTCTTTAGGTACTGTGCAATTCAGGTAAGAATCATGTTAAATAAaggaacccacacaaacaacaCAGCAAATACAAAAAGGCCACAGCTAAACCCAGGGGGTGAAGCAGGACCACTGCTAAGCCCCGTCCCACCAGCACAGGCTTGTTCAGCCTGGAGGGCACACTGCTCTCATCAGGAAGTTCAAGTTTACCTTATCCGGGTCTTTGCTCTCATTGTCCCATCCAGTGTCACTAGAACTCCCAGACACACCTGTCATCCCCACAGGTACGATGGAGGGTGGAGTCTGAGCGCATCCACCAGCTAATGACGGGTGCAGATGTGAAGGTGGGGTTTTAGTGCAGCTAACCAATGGGAGGGAGCCGTGCAGAATGAACTGGGCTGGGCTCAGTCCAGGAGGtggggggagagagggagggggaggaatTTGTaaggatgaagaggaagaggacgCCGAGGGAGTGAGAACATGCTGCTGGGACTGGTTCTGATTGGCCTGTGAGAGCATCTGCACGTGAGAAAGGAGACAAACGAGTCGACGGTCATTCAAACAACAACAGGATCATCATTTCAAAAAGGCTGCACACAGCAAGGTCCCACTCTAgcacagtgtgtgtgagtggcCTCCTAAGAACGTGCGCTAAAATGTTCCTCCCCACTGCAGATGAATGAAGCTCCACTGAGTCACCTGGCTGGTTGCTTGAATGAACTCTTGTGCTTTGGCTCTGCTGGCAATATTGGCCTCTTCCATTTTGAAGAGCAGAGCAGTCACTGTGAGAAACAACAGACTGTTTAGGGAAACagactgacaaacacacacaatcatGTTTTATAACAGGGCAGCATGATCTTTAAAACTAGAGATGCATTCATATGATTgtctaaaagattaaaacaGTGCTGCACAGCCCGTGCTGCCCTCGGACACAAACTGTACTGTCAGTCTACACTTTACCAGAAGCCTGGAAAATACTCCGACAGCGACCAGCAACATGTGGAAAATTTGAACCTGTCCTAAGTTTACCCCCCGTCCCTTCTGATAGGTTGTCCCATGAAGGAaagaagtgctgctgctgtcaaaGCTCTTCTGGTCGCCTCTTTGCTGCCACTGTGTCACACATGCTCCCTCATGCACACATCTACTTTGATTAATCTGTAAGTTACTGTCAAATGTCCAACAGCATTAAAAAAGTGTTCTGATGATGTTTAAGTGCAAAGGTGAGTGAAATGCTGGTGCAGTAACTCTTCATTTTCTCCACAACACTAAGAACTACTTCAGTAATCTCATACACTTAGGTCGATGTGAAGAAATGCTAGTAACAGCAAAACCCTGTCAGTGACAACCTGGTTCAAATAGGAGAGACCATGTGACCCAACTCTGCACCCACTAAATGCCCAGCTGTGCACACTACTAACAGTTTAGTCTCTGCGTTTGAATAATGTGCCTTCTCTGCATAGGGAGAGTCAACTTACATGCTAAGACACCTCCGGTTGTGCAGTCCACCCCAGTCTGGAGACTCCAAGGAAGAGTGGGTGCAGGAGCTGGAGGGGGAGGAGGCAGCGGCTTACCAGCAGATGAAGAGGACACAGATGAGGATGGGTCAGAAGAAGACAGAGGTAGAGCCAGGGAAGGGAGACCACAGACGGTTGAGGACAAGGAAGAAGGCGAGCCCAGAGATTTTGACAGATCATCCTGACTTGGCAGCTTGGCCGTGGGCAGGGCGCTGCTGAGACCAGCTCCTTGTGAGGGGGCCAGGTTGGAAGGACTGGATGCTGGTTGTGTAGGACTCGGCTGTTTTGGACAGTCCTCAGTTAAGAAAGAAGGATCTGGAGTCTTACAGCTGCTGTCTACAGTTTGAGAGTCTGGTGAAGACTCCCTGGTGTCCCGCAACGATGGTGCAACAGGTGGCGGAGGGGTCTGAGGAGGTGACGAGGATGGTGGGAGCACACTAGTGGAGGAGGATGTGGACGAGGAGGAAGAGCAGGGTGCGGGGCCAGCTTGGCCAATATGTGGACTGACCGACTTGCTCGCATCTCCAACGCCTGACTGAACATCTAAGGAGACACCCCCACCCCAGGCTTCGGACATGACTTTAGTTTGGCTGCTGCCTCCGGCGGCCAACCCCGCTGCTTCGGCCTTTTCTCTCGTCTTCTTGGCCAGGCGGCGGCGCCGCTTTGTTACCAGAGAGGATGAAGGGGAGGAAGCTGAGGAGGAAGTGGATGTAATGGAGCTGGGTTTTGCTTTCTTGGATTTCAGTCCTGCAGGACCGGTCAGCGATGATGGCGGTGCGGATAGACCGCTGCGTTTTCCCATACTGACCAGGTCTTTACTCCGCCCACCCAGTGACAGTGGTTCTGAACAAGGTTTCAGAAAAGGTGACCTGCTTTCATTGTCCCTGCAGAACACAACTGCAATTGAGCCACCCACCACAGACCCCCCAGTACTGCCTGCTGCACCACCTGGGCCGAGAAGGTCCATGTTCAGTTTTCCAGAGCCAACCGAAGACCCCGTGGTACTGCTTACGCCTTCGCGCACCAGAACCGACACTTTAGACTGAAGCTTACCTTTCTGACTAGCACCACCTTCTTTCTTGGACTTCCCAGAGCGACTCGTGTCTTTTCTGCTCTCCTTGTCCCGATCTTTGTCTTTTTTGATCTTCCTGGTTCGCTTTGCTGATGGGAAGCCAGGGGAAACAGAGGCAGATCCGGAAGAGACCATCAGTGAAGAGAGGCATTTGCTTTTGGTTGTACTGGCAGGAGCCGAAGCTTCAGAGCGGGCAATTTTCTTTAATGTGCGAGATTTCTTTTTGGGTTCATGTCCAGTCTTGGGCGTAGCTGCAGCTTTAGGGCTGGGGACGGGAGCCTCTGGAGGCAGAGCAGCAGGGGGCGTGTCCTCCAAAGATGGGTAGTCTGAGTCTAAAGCTTCACCATCCAAAGACAACACATCAATCTCCAGTTTGTCTGAATAGCGGTCTGACTCATAGCTGTGATACCTGGGAGGCGAGAGCGACTGCGATCGGCTCTGACAACTGCCTTGTTTCCCTGCCTCTCCAGCTGAATgccattttctcttctttttacaGGGCTTGTCGGAGTCCTTTGTGGCTCTTCCAGGAGAGGATGGGGTAAGTCTCGGAGACCCGGGAACGGTGGTGGTCGTAGTGGTGGTTGTGACCGTAATGGTTCGCTTAATAGCGAAGAGGTCAGACCCACTGAGGTCTTGGATGGACGGAGGTATGACGGGACGACCGTCTCGTCTCCTATCCCTGTCACGTTCCCTTTCTCTGTTgccttctctcttttctctgcttcttttgGACCGCTCTGAAATGCCTCGCTCTCTGCTCCTTGAATGATGTTTTCCCTTCCTTTCCTTCTCCCTCTTTCTGGAGCTAAAATCTTCATCCCGTCCATCTCGCCTGTGGCTACTGATGCGATTGTGTTCCCTCCCTCTGTCGGTGTCTCTGTCCCGATCTCCAGTCCGGCTCCGGTGTTTATccctttccctctctttgtgcCTTTCTTCAGACAGGCTGGAAAGCGACCATCTGGTGTGGCCATCTCTTCTTGAAGAATTGCAGGACCGTGAAGTCTCTGG includes the following:
- the scaf1 gene encoding uncharacterized protein scaf1, translating into MDLTLASGFRRRPRAFSSPGGVEETSKSPPSYSPSFSASSPSTGPSSPLSTSSSICANTSVYPSHVKSQFNGTERARVSSSSASIATQSLSKPTCSTASSDCLPHTLMQQSADCEKQERKRVMYNPFNPNNGAKEGTEMKEVGEGEKYDPFDPTGSPASDVDDESGKARVLKRNTIREEKEKVEEPPDSTDTFTDLPSACLSTQLPLRRRVDCSTMKADSDHSEIEEGEIVGAIERDGSSKRPVEETLPLSSPSISFFGSKPERIFRVLDGDGFVSVCTEGSWEVDSELKDEPVVGVEDLRRKLVSRRKERYLSFPASSPCSPQPPPPPPPPPPSHPPTSTSSSPLTPPEDQGGKCCKSSKSSKGHSQQKSKDRKDGEKEIRRKKRRKGKEWAQESNKKKAQKMGKEDKGRRSSRSSSRKRKKRWHSSPETSRSCNSSRRDGHTRWSLSSLSEERHKERERDKHRSRTGDRDRDTDRGREHNRISSHRRDGRDEDFSSRKREKERKGKHHSRSRERGISERSKRSREKREGNRERERDRDRRRDGRPVIPPSIQDLSGSDLFAIKRTITVTTTTTTTTVPGSPRLTPSSPGRATKDSDKPCKKKRKWHSAGEAGKQGSCQSRSQSLSPPRYHSYESDRYSDKLEIDVLSLDGEALDSDYPSLEDTPPAALPPEAPVPSPKAAATPKTGHEPKKKSRTLKKIARSEASAPASTTKSKCLSSLMVSSGSASVSPGFPSAKRTRKIKKDKDRDKESRKDTSRSGKSKKEGGASQKGKLQSKVSVLVREGVSSTTGSSVGSGKLNMDLLGPGGAAGSTGGSVVGGSIAVVFCRDNESRSPFLKPCSEPLSLGGRSKDLVSMGKRSGLSAPPSSLTGPAGLKSKKAKPSSITSTSSSASSPSSSLVTKRRRRLAKKTREKAEAAGLAAGGSSQTKVMSEAWGGGVSLDVQSGVGDASKSVSPHIGQAGPAPCSSSSSTSSSTSVLPPSSSPPQTPPPPVAPSLRDTRESSPDSQTVDSSCKTPDPSFLTEDCPKQPSPTQPASSPSNLAPSQGAGLSSALPTAKLPSQDDLSKSLGSPSSLSSTVCGLPSLALPLSSSDPSSSVSSSSAGKPLPPPPPAPAPTLPWSLQTGVDCTTGGVLALTALLFKMEEANIASRAKAQEFIQATSQMLSQANQNQSQQHVLTPSASSSSSSLQIPPPPSLPPPPGLSPAQFILHGSLPLVSCTKTPPSHLHPSLAGGCAQTPPSIVPVGMTGVSGSSSDTGWDNESKDPDKYLKKLHTQERAVEEVKLAIKPYYQRKDINKEEYKDILRKAVHKICHSRTGEINPVKVSNLVKLYVQRYKYFRKHGRKMDEEERDDREPGALHPSA